GCCTCTGCTGTGGATCGGCGGGCATCTACAACCTGGTGGAGCCGGAAGCGGCGGGCGACCTGGGACGGCGAAAGGCGCGCAACGTGCTCGCCACCGGCGCCGACGCGGTAGTCTCGTCCAACCCGGGCTGCCTGCTGCAGTTGCAGAGTACGCTGGAACGCGAGGGCCGTCGCCTCCGAACGATGCACCTGGTCGAACTGGTGGATGCGTCAATCCGCGGCGGCGGCGCCTGCACAGGGCAACCTGGAACTGGCGACACCTCACCAGCCGGGGCGGGTCAGGAGCTTGGCGCCCGTGCGCCCGCAGGGGCGCGCTAGCAGCCGCCGGGGCCCCGGCCGGAGTTGAGGCGGCCGTCCGGATCGAACTGGCGCTTGACCGCGCGCATCAGGGGGAGGGCGTCACCGATTGGCCCCCACGGATCGATCCGGCTCCGGAGTTCCGCGCTTCCGCGTCGGATAACGGCGGACCCGCGGCCAACCGGCAACTGATCACGCAATTCGCGGATCAGCTGCGCCTCTGCCTCGGCCGGACCGTCCAGGCGGAGATCGACCACCCCCAGGCCGGCTCGCCCCGAGGCAACCAGTCCGACTCCGGCCTCGGCGGCGCGGTCGCGCAACTGAACGAGGGTCGGGAAGAGCTCCGCCGGCACCGTGCTCAGCTTGACCAGAGTGCCGTCGCCGTCCCAATGCGCCGCATGCCGCTGCCAGACAGCGTCCTCCGCCGCGCCGTCCAGCACGGACGCCGCGGCGCCCTCGGCGCCGGCTATCCCGACTGCCTCGTCCGCCTGCTGCGCGACCGACGCCTCGACCGACTCGAAGCGAACGAGCAGCCGCGGCGGCGCTCCGGTCAGCTCGATTGCCGTCGGCGTGAGCCGGGATCCCGTCAGCGCGACCGCAGCCTTCGCGGCCGCCTCGAGCGTGCCGGCCGTCACCTCTACCGTGCGCGACGCCGCGGGAATGGGCGCCAGCTTGAAAGTCGCGGTCAGGATGACGCCGAGGCACCCGAAGGACCCGGTCAGCAGCCGCGACAGGTCGTAGCCGGCGACGTTCTTGACGACAATGCCACCCGCCTTCGCCACCTGCCCGTCGACGCGCGCAAGGCTGACGCCGATGATCGCGTCGCGCGGCGAACCGTACCCATGCCGGCGGGGACCGCTGTCGTTTGTCGCAACGATGCCTCCAATGGTCGCGCGGTCGGGCCAGGGCGGATCCCACGGCAGACGCTGGCCGTGTCCCGCCAGTTCCATGTTGGCCGATGCGAGCGTCGTGCCCGCCTGAATTGTCGCGGTCAGGTCACCATGCCGGTGCTCGAGCACGGCTCCGAGCCGCGCCGTCGAAAGCTGCAGGTCGATCGTGCCCGGCGGTGCGCCCCAGGCGAGCTTGGTGCCGCCCCCGGTCACGACCACCCCCAACTCCTCCCCGGACGCCCCGGCGAGCGTCTCGGCAAGCGCCTCCGTGGTCTCCGGGGCCGCCACCAGGCGAGGACGGACCCCGTCAATCAGGTCGCCGTCGCTTCCGGCCCGCACTTCAAGGGCTGCCGACAGCGGCATCAGAGGCGATCCGCGAGACCTGCCGCCTCCGCCGGGTGCCGGCGGTACGGCCCCGGCACCTCGCCGCAGAGCCTCGGGGTCGGAAAGACCTTGTCCGGATTGCAGACCCGGCTCGGATCGAAGGCGCAGCGGACCAGTTGCATCGTGTCGAGATCGTTCTCGCTGAACATCTTCGGCAGGTGCACCGCCTTGTCGGCTCCGACGCCATGCTCCCCCGTGATCGATCCGCCGACGTCCAGGCAGTAGGTGAGTATCTCGGACGCCACCTCCTGCGCCAGGTCGGCCTGTCCCGGGATCCGCTCGTCGTAGCAGACGAGGGGGTGGAGGTTGCCGTCGCCGGCGTGGAACACGTTGCCGATCTTGAGTCCGGAGCGCTCCGACAAATCGCGGATCCGGTTGAGCACCTCCGGGAGGCGGGTTCGCGGAATGACGCCGTCCTGCACGTAGTAGCTGGGCGAGACCCGACCCATCGCGGCAAACGCCGCCTTCCGTCCCTGCCAGAAACGGGCGCGCTGATCGCCGGTCCGCGCCACCTGGATCTCGCTCGCGCCAGCTTCGGTGCAGACCTCCTGGACGCGGCTGAAGAGGGCGCGGACATCCGCTTCCGCACCGTCGAGCTCCACGATCAGAATCGCCTCCGTCTGCGGAAAGTTCGGGTGAACCGCCGCCTCCGCCGCCTCGATGGTGACGCGGTCCATCATCTCGACGGCAGCCGGAATGATCCCGGCGCCGATGATCCCCGACACCGCGTTCCCGGCCGCCTCCGTCGAATCGAACGCCGCCAGCAGCGTCTCGACCGCGGCCGGCTTCCGGAGCAGGTTGAGGGTCACTTTCGTCACGACAGCCAGTGTCCCCTCGGATCCCACGAGGACCCCGAGCAGGTCGAGTCCCGGCGCATCGAGGGCGGGGCCGCCGACATGAACCAGGTCGCCGTTCGGCAGAACCGCCTCCACCCCGAGGACGTGGTGGACGGTGAACCCGTACTTCAGGCAGTGGGCGCCGCCTGAGTTCTCCGCCAGGTTGCCGCCGATCGAACAGATCACCTGGCTCGACGGATCCGGAGCGTAATAGTAGCCGTCGGCGGCCACCGCCTTGCTTACGTCGAGGTTCATCACCCCCGGCTCGACCGTGATGCGCCGGTTCGGGATATCGATGTCCAGGATGCGGTTCATGCGGGTCATCACGATCAGCACGCCGTCCGGGTGCGGCATGGCCCCGCCCGAGAGGCCCGTCCCCTGCCCCCGTGCGACGAATGGGACGCCGTGCTCGTGACACAGCCGGACCACGCCCTGGACCTGCTCGGTGGTGGTCGGAAGGACGGCGGCCCCCGGCTTCGAACGGAGCTTCACGAGGCCATCGGTCTCGTACGTCAACAGTTCTCCGTCATCGCGCACCAGGCCGTCCGGGCCAACGATGCGTTCCAGCTCCGCAATCACCCGCGCGTCCATGGCACTCATCCAGGAACCGTGCTGCGCCGGCTACGCGCGCCGCAACTCCTGATTCTTGATCGGAAGCGTCCGCACCCGGACGCCCGAGGCCGCGTAGATCGCGTTCGTGAGAGCGGGAGCGACGGGTGTCACTCCCGGTTCGCCCAACCCGCCGAGACGCTCTCCGGAGCGGATGAACTCGACGCTGACGGCGGGGGCGTCGGCGAGCCGGATCATCTGGTGATCCTGGAAGTTGCCCTCGACCACGCGGCCGCCCGCGATCGTGATTTCGGCAACCATCGCCGCCGAGAGGCCGAAGATGACACCGCCCTCCACCTGCGCCGTCGCCGTGTCCGTGTTGACGACATCCCCACAGTCGACGGCGGCGAACATGTTCCGCACGCGAAGGCGACCCTCGGGCGTGATTGCGACGTGCGCGACCTGCGCGACGATCGAACCGAAGCTCTCGGCGATCGCGATGCCGCGCCCCTCGCCCGCGGGGAGGGGCCGCTCCCAGTCGGCCATCGCCGCGACGCGCTCGAGCACGGCGCGAAAGCGCGGCTGCTCGCCGAGCAGCTCATGCCGGAACCGGTACGGGTCCTTCCCGGCCGCGTGCGCCAACTCGTCGATGAACGACTCCTTGAAGAACCCGTGCTGCGAATTGTGCACCGACCGCCACTCCCCGACCCGGACGGGATGCGGGACGTCCCGGTCCTCGAACCGGATGTCGTCGATGGCGTACGGCATGAACAGGGACTCGCCGTCGCCGCCGCCGGCGTAGTGGGACGCGACGGCCACCGGGCGGCCGGTGGCGTCCAGGGCGCCGGCAAACCTCGCCATGGCGGCCGGCCGGTAGAAGTCGTGCTGCATGTCGTTCTCGCGGCTCCACACCATCTTGACGGGGGTGGGGGAAACCGCCTTCGCGATCCGGACCCCCAGGTCGACGTAGTCGAAGGTGAACGGCAGGCGCCGGCCGTAACCACCGCCCAACTGCAGATTCGTAAGCTGCACCTGATCCGTGTCGAACCCCAGGGCGGAGGCGGCGGTCGAGCGGGCGTTCAGGGGATCCTGAGTGCCCGCCCATACCTCGGCGCGGTCGGCCTCGACGCGGGCCGTGCACGCCATCGGCTCCATCGTGGCGTGGGCGAGAAACGGCACGCGGTAGTCGGCCGTGACGACCTGCGCGGCGCCGTCCGGCATCGCCGGCGCCGTACCGAGCGACTCGTCGAAGGCTGCGAAGATCGAATCGCTCGACACGTCGCCGTGGCCGGCATCGTCGAACACCGGCTCGAGCGCCGCCAGCGCCTGGCGAGCCCGCCAGTAGCTGTCCGCGACGACGGCCACCGCCTCATCGAGTTGGACGACGCGTTCGACACCCGGCATCGCCAGGGCGGGATTCTCGTCCACCGAAACCAGCCTGCCACCCTGGACCGGCGCGATGTCGACCGCGGCGTACAGCATGCCGGGCAGCGTCACGTCGATGCCGTAACGCGCGCTCCCGTCGACCTTCGGGGGGATGTCGAAGCGTGAAACGGCCGTGCGCCGCAGTGTGTAGGTGTCGGGATCCTTCAGCGCCGGGTAAGTCGGCACCGGAATCGCCGCCGCGGCGCGGGCCAGCTCGCCGAAGCTGGCTGCCTGCCCGGACGTGGCGTTCGTCACCCGCGACCGGGTGGCCGTGCATTCGGCAGCGGGAACTCCGAATCGTTCCGCCGCGGCGGCAATCAGCATCTCCTTCGCTGCCGCTCCCGCCACCGTCATGCCGTAGCCGGTGCCGCG
This genomic window from Acidobacteriota bacterium contains:
- a CDS encoding FAD-binding oxidoreductase, which gives rise to MPLSAALEVRAGSDGDLIDGVRPRLVAAPETTEALAETLAGASGEELGVVVTGGGTKLAWGAPPGTIDLQLSTARLGAVLEHRHGDLTATIQAGTTLASANMELAGHGQRLPWDPPWPDRATIGGIVATNDSGPRRHGYGSPRDAIIGVSLARVDGQVAKAGGIVVKNVAGYDLSRLLTGSFGCLGVILTATFKLAPIPAASRTVEVTAGTLEAAAKAAVALTGSRLTPTAIELTGAPPRLLVRFESVEASVAQQADEAVGIAGAEGAAASVLDGAAEDAVWQRHAAHWDGDGTLVKLSTVPAELFPTLVQLRDRAAEAGVGLVASGRAGLGVVDLRLDGPAEAEAQLIRELRDQLPVGRGSAVIRRGSAELRSRIDPWGPIGDALPLMRAVKRQFDPDGRLNSGRGPGGC
- a CDS encoding FAD-binding protein; the encoded protein is MDARVIAELERIVGPDGLVRDDGELLTYETDGLVKLRSKPGAAVLPTTTEQVQGVVRLCHEHGVPFVARGQGTGLSGGAMPHPDGVLIVMTRMNRILDIDIPNRRITVEPGVMNLDVSKAVAADGYYYAPDPSSQVICSIGGNLAENSGGAHCLKYGFTVHHVLGVEAVLPNGDLVHVGGPALDAPGLDLLGVLVGSEGTLAVVTKVTLNLLRKPAAVETLLAAFDSTEAAGNAVSGIIGAGIIPAAVEMMDRVTIEAAEAAVHPNFPQTEAILIVELDGAEADVRALFSRVQEVCTEAGASEIQVARTGDQRARFWQGRKAAFAAMGRVSPSYYVQDGVIPRTRLPEVLNRIRDLSERSGLKIGNVFHAGDGNLHPLVCYDERIPGQADLAQEVASEILTYCLDVGGSITGEHGVGADKAVHLPKMFSENDLDTMQLVRCAFDPSRVCNPDKVFPTPRLCGEVPGPYRRHPAEAAGLADRL
- a CDS encoding xanthine dehydrogenase family protein molybdopterin-binding subunit, translating into MGKWTRRAFIGAGTLVGGGFVLGVAGVAFAPGRHTIVSDDAEEKGELTTWITVTPDNLTTILIPHCEMGQGSQTALAMMAAEEMEANWDLVRIQEAPALDAYANAYLLRAFTGDSLPAPLGRAIDYGAYRLARWFGTQVTGGSTAIRGTGYGMTVAGAAAKEMLIAAAAERFGVPAAECTATRSRVTNATSGQAASFGELARAAAAIPVPTYPALKDPDTYTLRRTAVSRFDIPPKVDGSARYGIDVTLPGMLYAAVDIAPVQGGRLVSVDENPALAMPGVERVVQLDEAVAVVADSYWRARQALAALEPVFDDAGHGDVSSDSIFAAFDESLGTAPAMPDGAAQVVTADYRVPFLAHATMEPMACTARVEADRAEVWAGTQDPLNARSTAASALGFDTDQVQLTNLQLGGGYGRRLPFTFDYVDLGVRIAKAVSPTPVKMVWSRENDMQHDFYRPAAMARFAGALDATGRPVAVASHYAGGGDGESLFMPYAIDDIRFEDRDVPHPVRVGEWRSVHNSQHGFFKESFIDELAHAAGKDPYRFRHELLGEQPRFRAVLERVAAMADWERPLPAGEGRGIAIAESFGSIVAQVAHVAITPEGRLRVRNMFAAVDCGDVVNTDTATAQVEGGVIFGLSAAMVAEITIAGGRVVEGNFQDHQMIRLADAPAVSVEFIRSGERLGGLGEPGVTPVAPALTNAIYAASGVRVRTLPIKNQELRRA